A section of the Leminorella richardii genome encodes:
- a CDS encoding TatD family hydrolase, which yields MKASFIDTHCHFDFPPFLDHEEESLRLAQNSGVERLIVPTVTRDRFNAVTQLSARFPYIYGALGLHPLYINQHSDDDVAELEVRLSRADRRIVAVGEIGLDEYMEEPQIARQETLFLEQLKLAKRFDLPAILHSRRTHDRLAKLLRQVKQSRTGVVHGFSGSLSQALAFTQLGYFIGVGGVITYDRAQKTRRAIAALPLESLLLETDAPDMPLAGFQGQPNRPERIAHIFTALCQLREEPPQRIAEQIYLNTMALFWPAQR from the coding sequence GTGAAAGCCTCTTTTATTGATACCCATTGCCACTTTGATTTTCCACCGTTCCTTGACCATGAAGAGGAAAGCCTGCGGTTGGCTCAAAACAGCGGCGTTGAGCGTCTGATCGTGCCAACGGTGACCCGAGATCGGTTTAACGCAGTTACGCAGCTGTCAGCCCGTTTTCCATATATATACGGGGCGTTGGGTTTACACCCTCTCTATATTAATCAGCATAGTGATGATGATGTTGCAGAGCTTGAGGTTCGGTTGTCTAGGGCAGATAGGCGAATCGTTGCTGTGGGGGAAATTGGTTTGGATGAGTATATGGAAGAGCCTCAGATCGCTCGCCAAGAGACGCTGTTTTTGGAGCAGCTAAAGCTGGCCAAGCGTTTTGATCTCCCAGCCATACTGCACTCTCGAAGGACTCACGACCGGCTGGCTAAGCTACTTCGGCAGGTAAAGCAAAGCAGGACAGGCGTTGTGCATGGCTTTTCCGGCAGCCTGTCTCAGGCGCTGGCGTTCACTCAGTTAGGCTATTTTATCGGCGTTGGCGGAGTGATTACTTATGACAGAGCGCAAAAGACTCGTAGAGCGATAGCGGCACTTCCGCTAGAGTCTCTTCTGCTTGAGACCGATGCGCCAGATATGCCGCTGGCGGGATTTCAGGGGCAGCCTAATAGGCCTGAGCGAATTGCCCATATATTCACTGCGCTCTGTCAGCTTAGGGAAGAGCCGCCCCAGCGTATTGCCGAGCAGATTTATTTGAATACGATGGCTCTGTTCTGGCCTGCTCAGCGATAG
- a CDS encoding CsbD family protein translates to MMNSDIILGRLKQWKGSVRVWWAEFAGMEDEFFAGNSDWLSGILQEDYGKEQERQELETKVSH, encoded by the coding sequence ATGATGAATAGCGACATTATTCTGGGCAGGTTAAAGCAGTGGAAGGGCAGCGTGAGAGTGTGGTGGGCCGAGTTTGCTGGGATGGAGGATGAGTTCTTCGCCGGAAACAGCGACTGGCTTTCAGGCATACTGCAAGAAGACTACGGGAAAGAGCAGGAGCGTCAGGAGCTGGAAACTAAAGTGAGTCACTAG
- the osmY gene encoding molecular chaperone OsmY — MKKNLFVHSTAAILLTALMGSSTAFAEETTAAKAESVVKDLGSSIETSVDKAGTEIGKSVKKVDGFMDDSTITAKVKSGLLDNKAIQSTDISVKTSSGVVTLHGFVGSDAQKAQAEDIAKKVEGVKSVSNKLQVQQGKESSVEGYVSDTAITSEVKAKLLADSIVPSRTVKVQTSEGAVLLSGTVKTQDQKDQAERVAAQVKGVKSVKNDISIKH, encoded by the coding sequence ATGAAAAAGAATCTTTTTGTTCATTCTACAGCGGCCATTTTATTGACGGCCTTAATGGGTAGCAGCACCGCATTTGCTGAAGAGACTACAGCCGCTAAGGCTGAAAGCGTCGTGAAAGATCTCGGTTCCTCTATTGAAACTTCAGTAGATAAAGCAGGAACTGAAATCGGTAAATCAGTGAAGAAAGTCGATGGCTTTATGGACGACAGCACTATTACCGCGAAAGTAAAAAGCGGCCTGCTGGATAACAAAGCCATACAGTCTACCGATATCTCTGTCAAAACCAGTTCGGGCGTTGTGACGCTGCACGGTTTTGTCGGTAGCGATGCACAAAAAGCTCAGGCCGAGGATATCGCTAAGAAAGTTGAAGGTGTGAAATCTGTCAGTAATAAACTTCAGGTACAACAGGGTAAAGAAAGCTCTGTTGAAGGCTACGTAAGCGATACTGCAATTACCAGCGAAGTGAAAGCTAAGCTGCTTGCCGACAGTATCGTTCCTTCTCGAACCGTTAAGGTTCAAACCAGTGAAGGTGCGGTACTCCTGAGTGGCACAGTAAAAACTCAGGATCAAAAAGATCAGGCGGAGCGCGTTGCTGCACAGGTTAAAGGCGTAAAGAGCGTTAAAAACGATATTTCGATTAAACATTAA
- the gmhB gene encoding D-glycero-beta-D-manno-heptose 1,7-bisphosphate 7-phosphatase, whose amino-acid sequence MANSIPAIFLDRDGTINVDHGYIYEVDRFQFIDGVIEACLELKKMGFALVVVTNQSGIARGLYTEDQFLSLTEWMDWSLADRGVELDGIYYCPHHPEGSVEEYRQQCDCRKPEPGMLLSAKEALNIDMAASYMVGDKIEDMIAAQRAGIGHKVLVRSGKAVTEEGEKAADIVIDSLSALPNVIKTGKA is encoded by the coding sequence GTGGCAAATAGTATTCCTGCAATCTTTCTTGACCGGGATGGAACCATCAATGTCGATCATGGATATATCTATGAAGTGGACCGGTTTCAGTTTATCGACGGCGTTATTGAAGCCTGCCTTGAATTGAAAAAGATGGGATTTGCGCTGGTGGTTGTCACAAACCAGTCGGGTATTGCCAGAGGCTTATATACAGAAGATCAGTTCTTGTCCCTGACGGAATGGATGGACTGGTCTTTGGCTGACAGGGGTGTAGAGCTGGACGGTATTTATTACTGCCCCCATCACCCAGAGGGAAGCGTTGAAGAATATCGTCAGCAGTGCGACTGCCGTAAGCCCGAACCCGGAATGCTGCTGTCGGCAAAAGAAGCGCTTAATATTGATATGGCGGCTTCTTATATGGTCGGCGACAAAATTGAAGATATGATAGCGGCTCAGCGGGCAGGTATTGGTCATAAAGTGTTAGTGAGAAGCGGTAAGGCTGTTACTGAAGAGGGAGAGAAGGCGGCAGATATCGTGATTGACTCTCTCTCTGCACTACCAAATGTTATTAAAACGGGAAAGGCGTAG
- the metN gene encoding methionine ABC transporter ATP-binding protein MetN translates to MIKLHNITKVFHLKGRTIDALSGVSLHVPAGQIYGVIGESGAGKSTLIRCVNLLERPTSGQVLVDNQDLTNLPPSELTKARRQMGMIFQHFNLLSSRTVFGNVALPLELDSTPTDVRNKRVEELLALVGLSDKRDAYPANLSGGQKQRVAIARALASNPKVLLCDEATSALDPATTRSILELLKDINRRLGLTILLITHEMDVVKRICDQVAVISGGKLIEQDTVSAMFSHPKTPLAQQFIQSTLHLDIPDDYSERLKPEQQENTHPLLRLEFTGQSVDAPLLSEVARRYNINNNIISAQMDYAGGVKFGIMLTEIHGTKEDTAAAVTFLQEHHVKVEVLGYV, encoded by the coding sequence ATGATTAAACTTCATAACATTACAAAGGTTTTTCACTTAAAGGGTCGGACGATAGACGCCCTTTCCGGCGTGAGTCTACACGTTCCTGCGGGGCAAATATACGGCGTTATCGGGGAATCCGGCGCGGGTAAAAGCACGCTCATTCGCTGCGTTAACCTGCTCGAGCGACCAACCTCGGGTCAGGTCTTAGTGGATAATCAGGATTTAACCAATTTGCCTCCCAGCGAGCTAACCAAAGCGCGCCGGCAGATGGGAATGATCTTTCAGCACTTTAACCTGCTCTCTTCACGCACCGTCTTTGGTAACGTCGCCCTGCCTCTTGAGCTGGACAGCACGCCCACAGACGTTAGGAATAAGCGAGTAGAAGAGCTTCTGGCTCTGGTTGGACTTTCAGACAAGCGCGATGCCTATCCTGCAAACCTGTCAGGGGGCCAGAAGCAGCGCGTTGCTATTGCCCGCGCGCTGGCAAGCAACCCTAAAGTGCTGCTGTGTGATGAAGCCACCAGCGCGCTGGATCCGGCAACCACGCGCTCCATTCTTGAATTGCTTAAGGATATTAACCGCCGTCTGGGATTAACCATCCTGCTTATTACCCACGAAATGGATGTCGTTAAGCGCATCTGCGATCAGGTCGCAGTTATCAGCGGCGGCAAGCTTATTGAGCAGGATACGGTCAGCGCCATGTTCTCTCACCCGAAAACGCCGCTAGCACAGCAGTTTATTCAGTCAACGCTGCATTTGGACATTCCAGACGACTACTCAGAGCGCCTGAAGCCAGAGCAGCAGGAAAATACTCATCCTCTGCTTCGCCTAGAGTTCACCGGCCAGTCAGTCGATGCTCCGCTGCTGTCAGAAGTGGCTCGCCGCTATAACATTAATAACAACATTATCAGCGCCCAGATGGATTACGCCGGTGGCGTAAAGTTTGGCATTATGCTGACCGAGATCCACGGCACCAAAGAAGATACCGCTGCCGCCGTTACGTTTTTACAAGAGCACCACGTGAAAGTTGAGGTACTAGGCTATGTCTGA
- a CDS encoding methionine ABC transporter permease MetI, with protein sequence MSEAMMKLMLQATGETIVMTFASGFFGFLLGLPAGVLLYVTRPGQILENAVLYRSLSAVINVLRSIPFIILIVWIIPFTTLIVGTFIGLKAALVPLSIGAAPFIARMVENSLLEIPTGLIEAARAMGATPMQIINKVLLPEALPGLINSATITLITLLGYSAMAGAVGAGGLGQLGYQYGYVRYDGTVMNTVLILLVILVYIIQFSGDRIVKAVTHK encoded by the coding sequence ATGTCTGAAGCCATGATGAAATTAATGCTGCAGGCGACCGGTGAAACGATCGTAATGACCTTTGCCTCTGGCTTTTTCGGATTTTTACTTGGCCTTCCTGCTGGCGTGCTGCTTTACGTCACTCGCCCAGGACAGATCCTTGAAAACGCCGTGCTTTACCGCAGCCTTTCCGCCGTTATCAACGTGCTGCGCTCAATTCCGTTTATTATCCTGATTGTTTGGATTATTCCTTTTACGACGCTTATCGTCGGTACTTTTATCGGCCTAAAGGCCGCTCTAGTACCGCTCAGCATCGGAGCTGCGCCGTTTATTGCCCGTATGGTAGAAAACTCGCTGTTGGAAATTCCCACTGGCCTGATTGAAGCCGCGCGCGCCATGGGCGCCACGCCGATGCAAATAATCAATAAAGTGCTGCTGCCAGAAGCCCTGCCGGGCCTAATCAACAGTGCGACAATTACGCTGATAACGCTACTCGGCTATTCCGCTATGGCGGGTGCAGTTGGCGCAGGCGGTCTGGGTCAGCTAGGCTATCAGTACGGCTACGTTCGGTATGACGGCACGGTCATGAATACCGTTTTGATCTTGCTGGTTATTTTAGTGTATATCATTCAGTTTAGTGGCGATCGTATCGTTAAAGCCGTTACCCACAAGTAG
- a CDS encoding MetQ/NlpA family lipoprotein: protein MTFKFKTFAAVGALIGSLALAGCGQEDKNPNHIKVGVIVGSELKVAEVAKQVAKDKYGLDVELVTFNDYVLPNEALSKGNIDVNAFQHKPYLDQQMKERGYKLTVVGNTFVYPIAAYSKKIKTMDELQDGAQIAIPNDPTNMGRSLLLLQKQGLLKLKDGVGLMPTPLDIIENPRNFKIVELEAPQLPRALDDNQITLAIINTAYSSQIGLTPTKDGIFVEDKESPYVNIIVSREDNKDSEAVKKFVQAFHSDEVAQAANVEFKGGAIKGW, encoded by the coding sequence ATGACATTCAAATTTAAAACGTTTGCCGCTGTCGGCGCCCTTATTGGTTCTCTCGCCCTAGCGGGATGTGGTCAAGAAGATAAAAACCCCAACCACATAAAAGTCGGCGTTATCGTTGGCTCCGAGCTGAAAGTGGCTGAAGTCGCTAAGCAAGTCGCTAAAGACAAATACGGCCTAGACGTTGAGCTGGTTACCTTCAACGACTACGTACTGCCGAACGAAGCGCTGAGCAAAGGCAACATCGACGTTAACGCCTTCCAGCACAAGCCTTATCTGGATCAGCAGATGAAAGAACGCGGCTATAAGCTGACCGTTGTTGGCAATACGTTCGTTTATCCGATCGCGGCCTACTCCAAAAAAATCAAAACGATGGATGAGCTACAGGACGGCGCACAAATCGCTATTCCTAACGACCCTACCAATATGGGCCGCTCACTGCTGCTGCTGCAAAAGCAGGGTCTTCTTAAGCTGAAAGACGGCGTCGGCCTGATGCCTACGCCGCTGGACATCATTGAAAACCCAAGAAACTTCAAGATTGTCGAGCTGGAAGCCCCTCAACTACCGCGCGCGCTTGATGATAACCAAATCACTTTGGCTATCATCAATACAGCTTACTCTAGCCAGATCGGCCTGACGCCAACCAAAGACGGCATCTTCGTTGAAGATAAAGAGTCTCCTTACGTCAACATCATTGTTTCTCGTGAAGACAACAAAGACTCTGAAGCCGTGAAGAAATTCGTTCAGGCTTTCCATTCTGATGAAGTGGCTCAGGCCGCTAACGTTGAATTCAAAGGCGGCGCAATCAAGGGCTGGTAA